From a single Miscanthus floridulus cultivar M001 chromosome 8, ASM1932011v1, whole genome shotgun sequence genomic region:
- the LOC136474431 gene encoding uncharacterized protein isoform X2: protein MGCGASKWSDPGVVRQRGLSSVGEVVVFLPGLRVPRTIDLSQQLGDDDLNKSTVERLTALRARVVAMATQESSAALKPRRRAAARHGGSSTANLLQSLEEYLPALLGLAEEGSEMRNKVQFVWANQEDVTEANTLLLPRSYGDGHGPRVSEESRQATVDLFLKAAGYLDCAVHHVLIHIPPERRRELPVDLAQGNLKALSLQGLGQGVDMQLGLAIENPKATLAVKRRLACEMIKCWKQVKDSIPEFPLSAGWGRKHALFVKWKYVEAKAAAYYFHGLILDEGETEKSQETAMAALQSSEEFINESKRASEAFHTAPPTSRSPPAFGTTKYLLDMIPKDAKSKFQSYQDLNTQKGALNIGVSKITATPPPLPDFPFALNPEDYELPHSDPLQKGANHG, encoded by the exons ATGGGCTGTGGAGCGTCAAAATGGAGTGATCCCGGTGTCGTACGCCAGAGAGGACTGTCGAGTGTCGGCGAGGTGGTTGTCTTCCTCCCAGGTCTCCGGGTACCAAGAACCATAGACTTGTCTCAGCAACTAGGTGATGATGACCTGAACAAGAGCACAGTGGAGAGGCTGACAGCTCTGAGGGCTAGGGTTGTGGCAATGGCGACGCAGGAATCGTCGGCGGCTCTGAAGCCAAGGCGAAGGGCTGCAGCGCGGCATG GAGGGTCTAGCACTGCTAATCTCCTCCAGTCTCTGGAAGAGTACTTGCCAGCTCTGCTAGGATTGGCGGAAGAAG GCAGTGAGATGAGAAACAAAGTGCAGTTTGTATGGGCTAACCAAGAAGATGTGACTGAG GCTAACACCCTGCTTCTTCCTAGGTCCTATGGTGATGGTCACGGACCGAGAGTGTCAGAAG AGAGCAGGCAAGCCACTGTTGATCTTTTCTTGAAGGCAGCTGGGTATTTGGATTGTGCAGTTCATCATGTACTCATACATATACCACCTGAAAGAAG AAGAGAACTTCCAGTAGATCTAGCACAGGGAAATCTTAAAGCTCTTAGCTTGCAAGGTCTTGGTCAG GGGGTTGATATGCAGCTTGGACTAGCAATTGAGAACCCAAAGGCAACATTAGCAGTAAAACGACGCTTAGCTTGCGAGATGATCAAATGCTGGAAACAG GTTAAGGATAGCATCCCAGAGTTTCCTTTGTCAGCTGGATGGGGGAGAAAACATGCTCTATTTGTAAAATGGAAATACGTTGAAGCGAAG GCTGCAGCATACTATTTCCACGGATTGATTCTTGATGAGGGGGAGACTGAAAAATCACAAGAGACGGCCATGGCTGCTCTGCAATCATCAGAAGAGTTTATCAATGAGAGCAAAAGGGCTTCTGAGGCCTTCCACACAGCTCCACCAACATCAAG AAGTCCACCTGCTTTTGGAACCACCAAATATCTCTTGGACATGATACCAAAAGATGCAAAGAGCAAGTTCCAGAGCTACCAAGACCTGAACACACAAAAAGG AGCGTTGAACATAGGAGTCAGCAAGATCACTGCAACACCTCCTCCATTGCCAGATTTTCCATTTGCTCTAAACCCCGAAGATTATGAGCTTCCTCATTCGGATCCATTGCAGAAGGGAGCTAACCATGGGTAA
- the LOC136474431 gene encoding uncharacterized protein isoform X3 has protein sequence MGCGASKWSDPGVVRQRGLSSVGEVVVFLPGLRVPRTIDLSQQLGDDDLNKSTVERLTALRARVVAMATQESSAALKPRRRAAARHGGSSTANLLQSLEEYLPALLGLAEEGSEMRNKVQFVWANQEDVTEETSMADPWSYGDGHGPRVSEESRQATVDLFLKAAGYLDCAVHHVLIHIPPERRRELPVDLAQGNLKALSLQGLGQGVDMQLGLAIENPKATLAVKRRLACEMIKCWKQVKDSIPEFPLSAGWGRKHALFVKWKYVEAKAAAYYFHGLILDEGETEKSQETAMAALQSSEEFINESKRASEAFHTAPPTSRSPPAFGTTKYLLDMIPKDAKSKFQSYQDLNTQKGALNIGVSKITATPPPLPDFPFALNPEDYELPHSDPLQKGANHG, from the exons ATGGGCTGTGGAGCGTCAAAATGGAGTGATCCCGGTGTCGTACGCCAGAGAGGACTGTCGAGTGTCGGCGAGGTGGTTGTCTTCCTCCCAGGTCTCCGGGTACCAAGAACCATAGACTTGTCTCAGCAACTAGGTGATGATGACCTGAACAAGAGCACAGTGGAGAGGCTGACAGCTCTGAGGGCTAGGGTTGTGGCAATGGCGACGCAGGAATCGTCGGCGGCTCTGAAGCCAAGGCGAAGGGCTGCAGCGCGGCATG GAGGGTCTAGCACTGCTAATCTCCTCCAGTCTCTGGAAGAGTACTTGCCAGCTCTGCTAGGATTGGCGGAAGAAG GCAGTGAGATGAGAAACAAAGTGCAGTTTGTATGGGCTAACCAAGAAGATGTGACTGAG GAGACATCCATGGCTGATCCTTG GTCCTATGGTGATGGTCACGGACCGAGAGTGTCAGAAG AGAGCAGGCAAGCCACTGTTGATCTTTTCTTGAAGGCAGCTGGGTATTTGGATTGTGCAGTTCATCATGTACTCATACATATACCACCTGAAAGAAG AAGAGAACTTCCAGTAGATCTAGCACAGGGAAATCTTAAAGCTCTTAGCTTGCAAGGTCTTGGTCAG GGGGTTGATATGCAGCTTGGACTAGCAATTGAGAACCCAAAGGCAACATTAGCAGTAAAACGACGCTTAGCTTGCGAGATGATCAAATGCTGGAAACAG GTTAAGGATAGCATCCCAGAGTTTCCTTTGTCAGCTGGATGGGGGAGAAAACATGCTCTATTTGTAAAATGGAAATACGTTGAAGCGAAG GCTGCAGCATACTATTTCCACGGATTGATTCTTGATGAGGGGGAGACTGAAAAATCACAAGAGACGGCCATGGCTGCTCTGCAATCATCAGAAGAGTTTATCAATGAGAGCAAAAGGGCTTCTGAGGCCTTCCACACAGCTCCACCAACATCAAG AAGTCCACCTGCTTTTGGAACCACCAAATATCTCTTGGACATGATACCAAAAGATGCAAAGAGCAAGTTCCAGAGCTACCAAGACCTGAACACACAAAAAGG AGCGTTGAACATAGGAGTCAGCAAGATCACTGCAACACCTCCTCCATTGCCAGATTTTCCATTTGCTCTAAACCCCGAAGATTATGAGCTTCCTCATTCGGATCCATTGCAGAAGGGAGCTAACCATGGGTAA
- the LOC136474431 gene encoding uncharacterized protein isoform X1, whose product MGCGASKWSDPGVVRQRGLSSVGEVVVFLPGLRVPRTIDLSQQLGDDDLNKSTVERLTALRARVVAMATQESSAALKPRRRAAARHGGSSTANLLQSLEEYLPALLGLAEEGSEMRNKVQFVWANQEDVTEETSMADPWYEVLSVLHLMAMVCFLQANTLLLPRSYGDGHGPRVSEESRQATVDLFLKAAGYLDCAVHHVLIHIPPERRRELPVDLAQGNLKALSLQGLGQGVDMQLGLAIENPKATLAVKRRLACEMIKCWKQVKDSIPEFPLSAGWGRKHALFVKWKYVEAKAAAYYFHGLILDEGETEKSQETAMAALQSSEEFINESKRASEAFHTAPPTSRSPPAFGTTKYLLDMIPKDAKSKFQSYQDLNTQKGALNIGVSKITATPPPLPDFPFALNPEDYELPHSDPLQKGANHG is encoded by the exons ATGGGCTGTGGAGCGTCAAAATGGAGTGATCCCGGTGTCGTACGCCAGAGAGGACTGTCGAGTGTCGGCGAGGTGGTTGTCTTCCTCCCAGGTCTCCGGGTACCAAGAACCATAGACTTGTCTCAGCAACTAGGTGATGATGACCTGAACAAGAGCACAGTGGAGAGGCTGACAGCTCTGAGGGCTAGGGTTGTGGCAATGGCGACGCAGGAATCGTCGGCGGCTCTGAAGCCAAGGCGAAGGGCTGCAGCGCGGCATG GAGGGTCTAGCACTGCTAATCTCCTCCAGTCTCTGGAAGAGTACTTGCCAGCTCTGCTAGGATTGGCGGAAGAAG GCAGTGAGATGAGAAACAAAGTGCAGTTTGTATGGGCTAACCAAGAAGATGTGACTGAG GAGACATCCATGGCTGATCCTTGGTATGAGGTGCTGTCCGTGCTGCATTTGATGGCCATGGTGTGCTTCTTGCAGGCTAACACCCTGCTTCTTCCTAGGTCCTATGGTGATGGTCACGGACCGAGAGTGTCAGAAG AGAGCAGGCAAGCCACTGTTGATCTTTTCTTGAAGGCAGCTGGGTATTTGGATTGTGCAGTTCATCATGTACTCATACATATACCACCTGAAAGAAG AAGAGAACTTCCAGTAGATCTAGCACAGGGAAATCTTAAAGCTCTTAGCTTGCAAGGTCTTGGTCAG GGGGTTGATATGCAGCTTGGACTAGCAATTGAGAACCCAAAGGCAACATTAGCAGTAAAACGACGCTTAGCTTGCGAGATGATCAAATGCTGGAAACAG GTTAAGGATAGCATCCCAGAGTTTCCTTTGTCAGCTGGATGGGGGAGAAAACATGCTCTATTTGTAAAATGGAAATACGTTGAAGCGAAG GCTGCAGCATACTATTTCCACGGATTGATTCTTGATGAGGGGGAGACTGAAAAATCACAAGAGACGGCCATGGCTGCTCTGCAATCATCAGAAGAGTTTATCAATGAGAGCAAAAGGGCTTCTGAGGCCTTCCACACAGCTCCACCAACATCAAG AAGTCCACCTGCTTTTGGAACCACCAAATATCTCTTGGACATGATACCAAAAGATGCAAAGAGCAAGTTCCAGAGCTACCAAGACCTGAACACACAAAAAGG AGCGTTGAACATAGGAGTCAGCAAGATCACTGCAACACCTCCTCCATTGCCAGATTTTCCATTTGCTCTAAACCCCGAAGATTATGAGCTTCCTCATTCGGATCCATTGCAGAAGGGAGCTAACCATGGGTAA